The nucleotide window GGAAGGCCGATCCCAGTGCATTATATACTTTGTGCATGACAGATCCTGATGCACCTAGCCGTACCGATCCCAAATATCGTGAATGGCATCATTGGTTGGTTGGCAACATTCCTGGATGTGACGTTTCCAAGGGAGAAGTAAATTGGCTAAATATAAATACCTAAAATACACTTAATTGACCTATTCATTATGCTTTTCTGTCTTTAAAGGTCTTATCGGCTTATATTGGTTCGGGTCCACCACCAGAAACTGGTTTACATCGCTATGTTTTCTTGATTTACAAACAGAGCGGCAAGTTgacatttgatgaaaaacgtttACCAAATAACAGTGGAGATGACCGCGGGGGTTTCAAAATTGCTGCTTTTGCCAAAAAGTATAATCTTGGCGATCCAGTCGCTGGCAACTTCTATCAAGCTGAGTTTGATGACTATGTACCTATTTTATATAAGCAATTGGGTGCATAAGTCTCGgctacaataaatatatataatatatgtatttgaaaattcgTAGTGATTTTGTCAGAAGAcactaaattgaaataaatatttaatatagcaattcataaaattatatatatatttttttaaatttaaaataaaaggtttgacgtaaattatttaatttgggAATGAGCTTATAAATTATCACTTTGGATGATTTGGGTAAAAACATGAAACCCCTTTGAGTTTATTTCTTGATACGCCTCTGCAACTGTTTATCATTTGTGGTTTTTTGAGTTTTAGGGCATTTTTTAATTCTGATTTAGATTGTGATACAAAAGGTTTAAAAAAGATTATATATTCATTTCAATAGTGCCCTTCGAAATGTCGAAACCAATTACTTTTGTCACTGGCAACGCCAAAAAGCTGGAAGAACTCGTAGCCATATTGGGAGATAAGTTTCCACGCAAAGTGGTGAGCAGAAAAATAGATCTTCCTGAATTGCAAGGCGAAATTGATGACATCgccattaaaaaatgtaaagaagCGGCAAGACAAGTCGATGGACCAGTACTAGTTGAGGACACGTGCTTATGTTTCGACGCGTTAGAAGGATTACcaggtaaatatttataatatgcatTAATCACCTGCGCTACATGAAAATATACCCATATTATTCCTAGGGCCTTACATAAAATGGTTTCTGGAGAAACTACAACCTGAAGGATTATATCGTATGTTAGCAGGATGGGATAACAAAAATGCTAAAGCAATATGCACTCTTAGTTTTGCTGAGAGTGCGAACAGCGAACCAATAATTTTTCAAGGAGTAACAGAAGGTAGTATAGTAGAACCACGAGGTTGTCGCGATTTTGGCTGGGATCCGATTTTCAAACCCAAAGGCTATGATTTGACCTATGCTGAAATGCCcaaggaagaaaaaaataaaatctccCATCGTTATAGAGCATTAGCCGCATTGCAGGAATATTTTAATAGTGGTAAATAACTGTTTGATAATGTAcggaatttattaattttggaaACGGAATAAAGTGTAATCGTTAATTTCTCATTTCCTTtgtaacttaaaatttttttgatagacAAATATTACATTTGTATACAGATTTCGAATAACCTTTAATCGGAGAACTTTGATTAATCAACGTTCTCTGTCTTAACTCATAACTTACTTCTACACTAAAACTGCACTGAATAGTTtcgtttgttattatttattttattgcaaaccgcattcatttaaattattcacaaaattttctacTCTGTTCGGGTTAGTGATTATTTATCCTTTTATATTATAACTTATGAACAGCTCACAAGTATacgaaaaattttcttttgaacaAGAAAATATCTTTACAATATATCTAGCGTCGCAAATGGTGATTTCGACTATGCGTCATCTAGtcgatttttttgcttttacccTTTTTGGGTGCAGAGATAGGTTTTGTTGAAGTCTTTCCAATATTGACTTTCTTACTCTTTCCTGGTTTGTTCCAGTAGTATATCATTTGTGAAGCAATCACGCCATTCGCAAATGTGGACGcacaaaatgttgcaattaTCATAGAATCTCCAGTCTCTTGTGCAGATGTAAAAATGCGCGCTAATGAACCAGCAAATAACAAGAACACAGTTGCTGCGGACAACTGTCCTGTAGAACTATTCTTGTAATTTGTCCACGCCTGTGAGAGTTTACCCAGAAGTAGTATAGGTATATTAAATGCTTGTGCTACCAGCAATACATTAATTGGAGTTAGGCCGCAATTGAGTACGTACACAGCCAGCGTATATAAAATGCAGAAGATCAAGGATAATCCCTTTGAGCCACCATAGAAAAGAACTAAAGCACCGATAGCAGCAGTTTGCAGGGCCAGAAATGTATTATCGCCCCAAGCGCTAAATGGATAACCCTTAACATAGTTGTACGACATATGCGATGTTATGGCTGTAAGGTCCAAAAGTACACTTATCAAATTAATACCCTCACCAGATTTGTTTTTGATCAATTTCAAAACCTGGGGTATTTTAACCAAAATAGACCCAGCGATTATTGCATATCCAAGACATTTGCTCAACAGTGATTTAAAACATGTTCCTGTTTTCAAAAGagaatttattttgtgaataaaagacgcaaaataattttaaaagataactTACCATCGGTGAAGTCGTGAAAAACCAGGTATGTTTCAATACATTCCTCTGAAAGAAAGTAACTTAAAACTGTCTTTAGCACTTCAGTCATTTTTAATGTTCTGAGGAAGTTCTTATTCTAAAAATCCACAGTTTCCCCTTAATTGATAAAGAATAGCGGGATTTGTTACAATTACGGcctcaattaataaattgtatatcTTTATTTGTTAATTGATTACGTTTAGATCAGTGTACAAGGTTTAGATAACAAAATTGCAGATAATAATCCCCATAGGCAAATGAACACGTATTTTGACATTTGAATCGATTTGTCATTGACATTTGCAATCATAtggcaatttggcaaaaaaagaaaattttttaaataaaaaaaattgcgtaaatttaaatttgtttgatagtttttaaattcaaaaacattGTGAAAGAGTACATACCACATGATTGTAAGTATTTGTAACGTACAGGCAAATATACACAATCAAGGACTTCTTACTTTGAATATTAAGacgtttttcataattttggttCTTTAAAAAAGCATGCattattttaagtttcatttaaatatatatattaacaaattCTTTAActacttattaaaaaatatatttattaaacttaaacatCATCTCATATAAATCAAGTGTGGCAACCTGTTTTCTTATCAAAACATTTACGTGAATGCCATTAAGCCATTTTAACTTCTTTTCATAGTCAGCTAATTCTGTTTCCGCCCTGTTAGTAATTTAGTTATAAATAGGTTTTATTTGGTTATTTATCTACATAGTGGATTGAACGAAATGTCATCCAACACGGAAGCAAGTGGCTCACAACAAATAAGCGACCCAAATAAGCGGCAAGAAAATGGAAGTGGCGATTGCAGGAAAATTGCTTTGATAACCGGCATAACTGGGCAGGTTCGTACTATGTTTTGTAAAGATTAAATTAACTAATATTGCTTAAGGTTTTTCACAATTCAAaactaccatatacatacatatatattaataatttgataGGATAAATAATTATGTGAATATCTGCTTAAGAGAAACATTCAGTTTGTGGTTTTAGTAAGAATTGTTTTCATGTGAATATTCAGCTGAGTAAATAATATTTGGCCATTATATCAGCATCTACTTTTGTCCACGTCtatacatttttca belongs to Bactrocera dorsalis isolate Fly_Bdor chromosome 1, ASM2337382v1, whole genome shotgun sequence and includes:
- the LOC105231194 gene encoding protein D3: MLLNRLINHGRVFVAPSLRHLIRRQKENVTLRSFLTFTLQPAAVKRHNLVLENSITKHCSRKYSSAKLAMEEHCVVPDVISCVPQEVATVCYPSGASVEQGNVLTPTLVKDQPTITWKADPSALYTLCMTDPDAPSRTDPKYREWHHWLVGNIPGCDVSKGEVLSAYIGSGPPPETGLHRYVFLIYKQSGKLTFDEKRLPNNSGDDRGGFKIAAFAKKYNLGDPVAGNFYQAEFDDYVPILYKQLGA
- the LOC105231195 gene encoding inosine triphosphate pyrophosphatase, which codes for MSKPITFVTGNAKKLEELVAILGDKFPRKVVSRKIDLPELQGEIDDIAIKKCKEAARQVDGPVLVEDTCLCFDALEGLPGPYIKWFLEKLQPEGLYRMLAGWDNKNAKAICTLSFAESANSEPIIFQGVTEGSIVEPRGCRDFGWDPIFKPKGYDLTYAEMPKEEKNKISHRYRALAALQEYFNSGK
- the LOC105231196 gene encoding mannose-P-dolichol utilization defect 1 protein homolog, with product MTEVLKTVLSYFLSEECIETYLVFHDFTDGTCFKSLLSKCLGYAIIAGSILVKIPQVLKLIKNKSGEGINLISVLLDLTAITSHMSYNYVKGYPFSAWGDNTFLALQTAAIGALVLFYGGSKGLSLIFCILYTLAVYVLNCGLTPINVLLVAQAFNIPILLLGKLSQAWTNYKNSSTGQLSAATVFLLFAGSLARIFTSAQETGDSMIIATFCASTFANGVIASQMIYYWNKPGKSKKVNIGKTSTKPISAPKKGKSKKID